The Spiroplasma citri genomic sequence ATTATTTCAATGATTAATATATCCATATTCTAATAAGTGGATTATTTGATATTGTTTAGTGGCATAAATTACACCAATTATTTTATCTTTGGTTAATTTTATTTTAAAAACAAAATAATCTTTTAAATGTCTTCTTTTTGTTAAATGTTTATTGCTAATAGGGCAAGTAATTTTAATTTCTGCCAATATTTTTTCACCTACATTTTTAATTTCTGCTTTTATTTGTTCTTGGATATCATAAGTATATTGTTGGATTGAGTCTGCAACAAAATCAAATATATCAACTACTGAATTACTTTTTTTCATTTTTAACACCTTATCTTAAACTTAAAAATAGTTCTAAAAATCCATCTTGTCTGTCATAAGTTCTAATAATTTCATATTCTTGTCAATTATTTTGATATTTATAATCAATTAAAATAAATTTTTCATTATCATACATATATTTATCTATAAGTAATTTTATTTCTAATTTTATGCCCGCCATTCTAGCGGTGTAAAAATCATTAGCATAAATTGATTTAATATCACAAAATACTTGTTTTTTATTTTTAGTTATTTTTTTTTATGACTTAATGGATTTTCGTCATCTTCTTTATCAATTAGAAAAGCATAATCATTTAATAAAATTAAATTATCTTTCAATTTTATTTTTTTCTAGTTTTTTAATATCTTTTAATTTCTTTTTTAATTCTGTGAGTTCTTTTTCTAATTGATATATCGTTGTTTGCGGATAATTAGCATATTTATACATTAATTGTTGAATATTATAGTTAAGAATAGTATAAAATTTTTCTCCAATTAATTCACGCCCTAAATTTTCCTTAACATAAATAGAAATAATATTTTTTATTTGTTCATCATTTGCTTCCTCAATAATTTTAAAAGGAAGACCTGAATTTATTAAAATATTTTTTGATGATTGAATTAAAGTTACTCGGATAAATAAACTTATTACTCAATCAAAAACCAATATGACGATTATGATTAGGTAAATTTATAAATGAAGCTTTATCTGTTCTAAAAACTATAAATTCTCTTCGAATAAAGCAATTTTCTACGTTAATATTCTTCTTATAACTTGGTTTCTGATACATTACTCAAATCAACTCGCTTTCGGTTACACTGCATTGAACAAACATTTAACTTAAAATACAAACTACCAACAATTTTTTTATTCAAAATAGAATGACAAATTTGACATTTACGTTTTAAAAAAAATATTCAAATTCCTAACATAATTAATCACACTCCTTTTTTTAATAAACATTGTTATATTTAATGTTTATCTATTGTTTATTTAATGTTTATATATTGTTTATCTATAGTTTATTTATTGCTTAATAAACATTGTTATATTTAATGTTTATCTATTGTTTATTTAATGTTTATATATTGTTTATCTATAGTTTATTTATTGCTTAATAAACATTGTTATATTTAATGTTTATCTATTGTTTATTTAATGTTTATATATTGTTTATCTATAGTTTATTTATTGCTTAATAAACATTGTTATATTTAATGTTTATCTATTGTTTATTTAATGTTTAATAAACATTGTTAATAAACATTGTAAGCATTATTAAAAATATAAAATAGTAAAAATTGGCACACTGAAAATAACTATTAACAAGTTTAATAAAAGAAATATAAAATTAAAATTAATAAATCAAATAACATAACTAGTGTGCCATAGATGAGTTATCCATCTTGTTATATTAGAATTATTTAATTTTACTAAAAAAGATTTTTAAATACCCAGTTTTTCAATCAACATCTATCCTTGAATTTTCCAAATTATTATAAAGTCAAATTTTTTCTTTGTTTATATACTTAATTTGATTTAATAAAACTTTGTGATTTTCACAAGTTCATAAAATTTTATTTGTTTCAAATTCTTCGGTGATAAATGATGATAATTTATAACAATTAATAACATCACATATTTTTTGTTGTTTAATAATTTTCATTTTTATAAATCAAATTTAATATTGACTATAATAAATATCTTCAAATCATTCTGTTTTTTCGCGATGTTTAACTTTATGAATTCGCTTTGGCATTCCGCACTTACTGCATCTAATCATAATATTGATTTTTTCCATTTTTAGTTTTTCCAATCTAATATTTAACGATTGATTTATTAATATAACTAATTGATTCAAAACAAGGACAACACCTTTACTAAGTAGATATATGGATTATTTAATAATTTCTTAATTTAATATGGTTTTTTTCAGAAAGGAAACAACTTTTTTATTATTTTAAAAATTATAAATATTTAAAGATGCTGTCCTTGTTTTGAATCAATTAGTTATTTTAGGTTTTTTCAAATAAAAAAACCATTTTAGTAAATGGTTTAATTATTCTTATTTAATTTCTTTATATTTTTATACCCTACTTTTTTTATACTACCAAAAAGCGGAAAGAACGACGTTACCAAAAAAACTTAATAATAAAAAAGTAAAACCCAAACCATTACCACAAATTTTAATTGAAAAATATCGTACTGAAGGAAAAAGGTTGTTGACGGCTTTTTAGTTGAAAGAACTAATAATGAAGAGAATGAAACAACAAATAGTAACGATAAAGTGGTGAGGAATTAACAATGGGTAATAAAAAAATATCAACCAACAGCCGACTTAATTCGTAAATATTTTGAAACAAGCACAACGTCAACAAGAGTTAGCACTTCGTGATTTACAACAAATTAGATTAAATGAATTAAAAAAACGAGAAGAATATTTAGCAACATTATCAAAACCAGTTAAATTACCAAAGATAAATAAAAAAATATTAAATAGTGAGGTTGTTGGGTTAGAATTACAAGTAAAACCAATTTTTAAAAATAGAAATGACATTAATAATATTTCATCAACAGAAGATAACTACGGTACTATTTTTATGCGAGAAATTGGTCAAGCATTGTTATATGAATATAATATGTATCATCAACCACCAGAACAAGAATCTTCGCCGCTATCAACCGAAAAATCAATAAAAAGTAAAAGACAGCGTGATTTTCATAAAAAAGGCCCAAAATCACGCTGATAATCCTTAAATTAAATAAAAAAGAAATATGATTATAAATAATTTATTATAAAAAGAAAAGTTTTTAGCAAAAAAAATTAAAAAAGTGCAAAAATTTTATATAATATAGATAGGTATCAAAAAACGAGAAAATAGATAAAAGAGGAATAGAAAATGGCAAAAGAAAAAGACTCAGAATCTGTCGTAACTTCTCGTGTCAATTATGGAAACATTATTGATTCTGATCGAGATACAACAGAACTAATGGATAAAAAATTAACGCCAGCAACAATTAAGGTTTTATTAGGGCAATTAGATGAAAATAGTGCCGAATACCAAATGTTAAAACAAAAATATGTTAATGAAGTTGTTGGAACCAAAAAAACAGGTGTCATTCGTTTAAAG encodes the following:
- a CDS encoding HK97 gp10 family phage protein, coding for MKKSNSVVDIFDFVADSIQQYTYDIQEQIKAEIKNVGEKILAEIKITCPISNKHLTKRRHLKDYFVFKIKLTKDKIIGVIYATKQYQIIHLLEYGYINHWNNEKINPRPFLRNAYNKYIDEYIKKIETILKY